The nucleotide sequence TTGATAACAGCAATTCAGATGGAAGTAAATAAAAAAGATATATATATACTCGGTATTGAAAGTTCCTGTGATGAAACAGCAGCCAGTGTTGTTAAAAATGGAAGAGAAGTTCTTTCAAATATAATTTCATCACAGATAGCAATTCATACGCTATATGGAGGTGTAGTTCCGGAAATAGCATCAAGAAAACATATAGAAAAAATAAACCAGGTTGTTCATGCGGCGCTTGAAGAAGCATCAATGAAAATAGAAGATATGGATGCGATAGCAGTTACTGCAGGACCGGGTCTTATAGGACCTTTACTTACAGGCGTTTCTTTTGCAAAGGGTTTATCATTTGCATCAGGAGTTCCGTTAGTAGGGGTACATCATATAGAAGGACATATTTCAGCAAATTATATAGAGAATAAAGAACTTGAACCGGAATTTATATGCCTTGTGGTTTCAGGAGGACATACTCATCTTGTACGTGTCGTTGATTACGGTAAATACGAAATTCTCGGTGCTACTCAGGACGATGCGGCGGGCGAAGCTTTTGATAAAGTAGCGCGATCGATAGGGCTTGGATATCCGGGTGGTCCTAAAATTGATAAGGTTGCAAAAGAGGGTAATCCTGATGCAATAAAATTTCCCAGAGCGCATGTAGCAGCCGGAGAATATGATTTTTCATTCAGTGGTCTGAAAAGTGCGGTACTCAATTATCTTAATTCAATGGAAATGAAGAAAGAAAAGATAGTTACAGAAGATGTTGCAGCTTCGTTCCAAAAGGCAGTTGTAGATGTTCTGGTTGCAAATGCCATGGCTGCTGTTGATAAATATGGAGAAAAGAAATTTGCACTCGCGGGTGGAGTTGCTTCAAATTCAGCACTTAGAGCAGCAATGGAGAAAGCATGTGCTGAAAGAGGAATTGAGTTTTACAGACCATCACCGATTCTTTGCACTGATAATGCTGCAATGATAGGAGCTGCTGGTTACTATGATTTCATTAAGGGGAAAAGAGCCGGATTGGATTTGAATGCAAAGGCAAATCTGAAGATCTGTTAAAGAAGGGAGCAGTCATCAATGAAGACAAATGCTATAGTACTTGCTGGAGGCAGAGGCCGACGAATGGGAAGCAGCATGCCAAAGCAGTATATGGATCTTGCTGGAAGACCGGTTATATATTATTCACTAAAGGCATTTGAAGAATCTTTTATTGATAATGTTATACTGGTTTGTACAGAGGGGGATGAAGATTATTGCCGCAAAGAGATTGTAATAAAATACGGTCTCAGTAAGGTAAATAAAATAATAGCCGGAGGAAAAGAGCGTTACGATTCTGTAATGAAGGGCTTAAGTGTATCAGGCGGCTGCGATTATGTTTATATTCATGATGGTGCAAGGCCTTTAGTCAGCCAGTATATTCTTGAGCGCTGTCAGCACTATGTAGAAAAATATGATGCTGCTGTGGCAGCGGCACCGGCGAGCGATACGATCAAAATAGAAGACGGAAACGGCTTTATAAAATCAACACCGGACAGGTCTCTTGTATGGCTTATGCAGACACCACAGGTTTTTTCGTATAGCCTGGTTAAGAATGCATATGAAAAACTTGCAGAATCTGAAGAACGACTTAAAAATGCAGGAGTATCTGTAACAGATGATACAATGGTCGTAAAAATGTTTGGAGGAGTGGATGCAAAACTTGTAGAAAACAAGGATTGCAATATAAAAATAACAACTCCGCAGGATATGATCATAGCGGAAGCAATTATGAAAACAAGAGAGATGGTCTGATCATTCAGACCATCTCTTTATTTATAGTTTTTTAACAAATTTGAAAACTGCCGGGACATATATTATAATAGCAAATTGTGACGCATTATATTACGGTGGATAAAGATATGAGAAAAATAAAAGATGAGTCATCGGTTAAGGCATTAAAGGCCGGAGCATGGTACACGGTGGCTTCTTTCTTAAAAAAAGGAATAAGTTTTGCAACAACGCCTATATTTGCCAGACTTCTTACAAAAGGAGAATTTGGCTCATACAGTAACTTTACTGTCTGGCTCTCGATATGTGCGGTGGTATGCACATTAAATTTGAAGAGCTCAGTATTTAAGGCGAGATATGACTATGAAGATGATTTTGATGGATATTTATCATCTATAGCATTCCTGGGAACTGTAACAACAGCAATATTCTATGCTATTGTAATCTGCTTTCAGGATTTTTTCGTTAATCTATTAAAAATAGATATGATATACCTGCACGTTATGTTCATAGAGCTGATGTTTGCACCATCATTGGATATATTGCAGGCAA is from Lachnospiraceae bacterium C1.1 and encodes:
- the ispD gene encoding 2-C-methyl-D-erythritol 4-phosphate cytidylyltransferase, with translation MKTNAIVLAGGRGRRMGSSMPKQYMDLAGRPVIYYSLKAFEESFIDNVILVCTEGDEDYCRKEIVIKYGLSKVNKIIAGGKERYDSVMKGLSVSGGCDYVYIHDGARPLVSQYILERCQHYVEKYDAAVAAAPASDTIKIEDGNGFIKSTPDRSLVWLMQTPQVFSYSLVKNAYEKLAESEERLKNAGVSVTDDTMVVKMFGGVDAKLVENKDCNIKITTPQDMIIAEAIMKTREMV
- the tsaD gene encoding tRNA (adenosine(37)-N6)-threonylcarbamoyltransferase complex transferase subunit TsaD, coding for MEVNKKDIYILGIESSCDETAASVVKNGREVLSNIISSQIAIHTLYGGVVPEIASRKHIEKINQVVHAALEEASMKIEDMDAIAVTAGPGLIGPLLTGVSFAKGLSFASGVPLVGVHHIEGHISANYIENKELEPEFICLVVSGGHTHLVRVVDYGKYEILGATQDDAAGEAFDKVARSIGLGYPGGPKIDKVAKEGNPDAIKFPRAHVAAGEYDFSFSGLKSAVLNYLNSMEMKKEKIVTEDVAASFQKAVVDVLVANAMAAVDKYGEKKFALAGGVASNSALRAAMEKACAERGIEFYRPSPILCTDNAAMIGAAGYYDFIKGKRAGLDLNAKANLKIC